A genomic window from Streptomyces broussonetiae includes:
- a CDS encoding TetR/AcrR family transcriptional regulator, translating into MESSSARSGGSTRREATRQKLYEAAVTLIAEQGFSATTVDEIAERAGVAKGTVYYNFASKSVLFEELLRHGVGLLTASLKEAAEQTAREGGSKVDALDAMIRAGLVFIDRYPAFTQLYVAELWRTNRAWQSTLMVVRQEAVAVVERVLREGVAAGEFSDEIDIPLTAAALVGMVLVAALDWKSFQAERSLDDVHAALSRLLQGRVSGKG; encoded by the coding sequence ATGGAAAGCAGCAGCGCCAGGTCCGGCGGCAGCACGCGCCGCGAGGCCACCCGGCAGAAGCTCTACGAGGCGGCCGTCACGCTCATCGCCGAGCAGGGCTTCTCCGCGACGACGGTGGACGAGATCGCCGAGCGGGCCGGGGTCGCAAAAGGCACGGTCTACTACAACTTCGCGAGCAAGTCGGTCCTCTTCGAGGAACTGCTGCGCCACGGTGTGGGCCTGCTCACCGCCTCGCTGAAGGAGGCCGCGGAACAGACCGCGCGCGAGGGCGGCAGCAAGGTGGACGCGCTGGACGCGATGATCCGCGCGGGTCTGGTCTTCATCGACCGCTACCCGGCCTTCACCCAGCTGTACGTGGCCGAGCTGTGGCGCACCAACCGGGCCTGGCAGTCCACGCTGATGGTGGTCCGGCAGGAGGCCGTCGCGGTGGTCGAGAGGGTGCTGCGCGAGGGCGTGGCGGCCGGGGAGTTCAGCGACGAGATCGACATCCCGCTGACGGCGGCCGCGCTGGTCGGCATGGTCCTGGTGGCCGCCCTGGACTGGAAGTCCTTCCAGGCGGAGCGCTCCCTGGACGACGTCCACGCGGCCCTGTCCCGGCTGCTCCAGGGACGCGTGAGCGGCAAGGGCTGA